A window of Variovorax sp. HW608 genomic DNA:
CGCTGCGTGCCCGTGCTGCGCGAGGCGATGACCGGCCGTTACAACAAGTTCGGCCGCGGCACGCGCGGCGTCGTGCGCGACCTTTTCGAATCCGTCTAGAAGAAACCCGATACTCGCACCCGGAATGTCCGATACCAACGCCATCCGCCGCGACGCCAGACCCACGGTCGTGGTCGTCATCCCGTTCTACAACGGTGCCGACTTCATCGAGCGCTCGGTCAAGAGCGTGTTCAACCAGACGGTTCCCGCCGACGAGGTGATCGTCGTCAACGACGGTTCGCGGCCCGAGGAGCGCGAAGCGCTGGGCGCGCTGAATGCACGCTTTCCGTTCAGGATCATCGACAAGGAGAACGGCGGCCAGGGTTCGGCGCGCAATGCCGGCGTTGCGGCGTCGAGCTCGGATTTCATCTGCTTCCTGGACCAGGACGACTTCTACCTTCCGAATCACATCGAGCTCCTGGTCAATGCGATTCCGGCGGACGACGCGCGCTTCGGGTACGTCTATGCGGACCTGTACGAAGCCGATGTCGATGGCAACGTGGTGCGCACCGAACTGGTCAAGCAGCACGCCAAGCACAACCCCAAGACGAGCATCTTCGACCTGCTGCGCTACGACATGTTCGTGCTGCCGTCGGCCACGCTGGTGAGCCGCGCGGCCTTCGAAGCCGTGGGCGGATTCGATGCGCAGTTC
This region includes:
- a CDS encoding glycosyltransferase family 2 protein, with product MSDTNAIRRDARPTVVVVIPFYNGADFIERSVKSVFNQTVPADEVIVVNDGSRPEEREALGALNARFPFRIIDKENGGQGSARNAGVAASSSDFICFLDQDDFYLPNHIELLVNAIPADDARFGYVYADLYEADVDGNVVRTELVKQHAKHNPKTSIFDLLRYDMFVLPSATLVSRAAFEAVGGFDAQFMGFEDDDLFLRIFRKGYSNHYLDRAVTVWCIHTESTSFGIRMIRSRYRFFKKLAETFPDEPKRGRFYLRDYLMPRFGKLFVDHAIQAIKLDNEYRGEMFEHLDDYVHMVLTNPYVGVRAKTKLRITRFLLAHSSPGMVRAVGAATKLPVFRGFRRIYRTEA